The Papaver somniferum cultivar HN1 chromosome 3, ASM357369v1, whole genome shotgun sequence genome includes a region encoding these proteins:
- the LOC113357324 gene encoding uncharacterized protein LOC113357324, with translation MDRHFLCVVIRGTDACPYQVTTKSTVDELKAHVCSYWNSILPDSTQFVFDYEGRSNVVDSDVKLCSFLSLCIVNQLSILELRLFERVPLRAPDFVREPTTSEFSLAPDPSRAQLVNPCHLPSSSRMNEFRLAPDPSRAQLVNPCHLPSSNRMSEFRLAPDPSRAQLVNPCHLPSSSKVTPTPTMTELLLAPSPFPSSQELVSSQDIPMSQERTYNGKLAIKRSCKAAEWEFIIKGVGQYFYGGRDEARLVVEKYNHFFCRRVRVVKSNPERYTVECYYKEKLECDWMFHAAPKTSNVKGHLFLKAYNGEHKCCAGIIFSSISLHFYSIYLLVLC, from the coding sequence ATGGATCGTCATTTTCTCTGTGTGGTTATCCGGGGTACCGATGCGTGTCCATACCAAGTTACTACGAAGTCAacagttgatgagttgaaggcgCATGTCTGTTCTTATTGGAATAGCATTTTACCAGACTCAACTCAGTTTGTATTTGACTATGAGGGGAGAAGCAATGTTGTTGACAGTGATGTGAAGCTCTGTTCTTTCTTGTCATTGTGTATTGTTAACCAGTTGTCTATCTTGGAGCTTCGTTTATTTGAACGTGTTCCTCTTCGTGCTCCTGATTTTGTTCGTGAACCTACTACGAGCGAGTTTagtttagcaccagaccctagcagagctcagttggttaatccttgtcatcttccgagcagcagtagaatgaacgagtttcgtttagcaccagaccctagcagagctcagttggttaatccttgtcatcttccgagcagcaatagaatgagcgagtttcgtttagcaccagatcctagcagagctcagttggttaatccttgtcatcttccgagcagcagtaaAGTTACTCCTACACCTACAATGACGGAGTTGCTTTTAGCTCCGTCACCTTTTCCTTCCTCTCAAGAGCTTGTTTCTTCTCAAGATATCCCCATGTCTCAAGAACGTACATACAATGGAAAGTTGGCAATTAAAAGATCTTGCAAGGCGGCTGAATGGGAGTTTATTATAAAAGgtgttggtcaatatttttatggAGGACGAGATGAAGCTCGTCTTGttgttgagaaatataaccattttttttgtCGCAGGGTGAGAGTCGTCAAGAGCAATCCAGAACGATATACGGTCGAATGTTATTACAAGGAGAAATTGGAATGCGATTGGATGTTCCATGCAGCTCCCAAGACTTCCAATGTGAAGGGTCACTTATTCCTCAAGGCCTATAACGGGGAACATAAATGTTGTGCTGGAATTATTTTTTCaagtatttctcttcatttttaTAGTATATATCTTTTAGTCTTATGTTGA